Proteins encoded in a region of the Sugiyamaella lignohabitans strain CBS 10342 chromosome B, complete sequence genome:
- the UTP25 gene encoding Utp25p (Nucleolar protein; required for 35S pre-RNA processing and 40S ribosomal subunit biogenesis; GO_component: GO:0005730 - nucleolus [Evidence IEA]; GO_component: GO:0005730 - nucleolus [Evidence IDA] [PMID 14562095]; GO_component: GO:0005730 - nucleolus [Evidence IDA] [PMID 14690591]; GO_component: GO:0005730 - nucleolus [Evidence IDA] [PMID 20528918]; GO_component: GO:0005634 - nucleus [Evidence IEA,IEA]; GO_component: GO:0005634 - nucleus [Evidence IDA] [PMID 14562095]; GO_component: GO:0005634 - nucleus [Evidence IDA] [PMID 14690591]; GO_component: GO:0005634 - nucleus [Evidence IDA] [PMID 20528918]; GO_component: GO:0030529 - ribonucleoprotein complex [Evidence IEA]; GO_component: GO:0032040 - small-subunit processome [Evidence IPI] [PMID 20528918]; GO_component: GO:0032040 - small-subunit processome [Evidence IDA] [PMID 20884785]; GO_function: GO:0034511 - U3 snoRNA binding [Evidence IDA] [PMID 20528918]; GO_function: GO:0019843 - rRNA binding [Evidence IDA] [PMID 20528918]; GO_process: GO:0000462 - maturation of SSU-rRNA from tricistronic rRNA transcript (SSU-rRNA, 5.8S rRNA, LSU-rRNA) [Evidence IMP] [PMID 20528918]; GO_process: GO:0000462 - maturation of SSU-rRNA from tricistronic rRNA transcript (SSU-rRNA, 5.8S rRNA, LSU-rRNA) [Evidence IMP] [PMID 20884785]; GO_process: GO:0006364 - rRNA processing [Evidence IEA]; GO_process: GO:0042274 - ribosomal small subunit biogenesis [Evidence IMP,IPI] [PMID 19806183]; GO_process: GO:0042274 - ribosomal small subunit biogenesis [Evidence IMP] [PMID 20528918]; GO_process: GO:0042274 - ribosomal small subunit biogenesis [Evidence IMP] [PMID 20884785]; GO_process: GO:0042254 - ribosome biogenesis [Evidence IEA]), with protein MVFTGRGGGGGGIRRNTGRKVMRGAEDSSRKRKDIQDQSRPSDKPIIDESAADIDDDDNENDGIDAYKALLTLFKSDEPQNKKRRTGLKRNESVNIYSKTRKVEKESDNEDAAEDDIDNVEGFDGNISDDIESGTEIEDDEDDLDDAEESGEIQISDDDNEGDIRDPFEWHFSAPDPVTISKAVAAASSASGWKKPTKYKKTTSLGDRSMITLPNVEEPSILTSENPLTVKSLKSLKIKYRLEAPFQRVNPTLSRLQADIAGPMFAYQDILFPSRSLENEVELQNLYAAHAVNHIYKTRDRILKNNSKLASASEDHNLELRDQGFTRPKVLVLLPTRNAAYEFVNKVAEISGLNQSENRKRFKEAFYDDAVPPETKPDDFRRIFAGNSNDLFCLGVKFTRQALKLYSSFYSSDLIIASPLGLRLIIGNKEDEKRKKRDYDFLSSIEITIVDQADVLQMQTWENVSHIFKHMNLIPRESHGCDFSRVRNWYLEENSKYLRQTIILSQYATPEMNSCISKQCYNISGKLRIRPTYTGSMATIGMRIRQTFTRIYVPEHTQDPDLRFKHFTSVVLPAVQRGSSYEGTLIFTPSYMDFVRLRNYMDDNNQSCNCISEYSPVSEVARSRSFFATGRTKMMLYTERLHHFRRYEIKGVRQVIMYGVPENPKFYQEIVRNLVRTVVEANVDPEMLRVRIIYSKWDSAKLERIVGTNRVGPLIQGNGDAYEFH; from the coding sequence atGGTGTTTACTGGACGCGGTGGCGGTGGCGGTGGTATCAGAAGGAATACCGGCCGTAAAGTGATGCGTGGCGCAGAAGACTCTTCTCGAAAACGTAAAGATATCCAGGACCAGTCGCGACCCAGTGACAAACCTATAATTGACgaatctgctgctgatattgacgatgatgataatgagaACGATGGAATAGATGCTTACAAGGCACTTTTGACTTTGTTCAAGTCGGATGAGCCACAAAATAAGAAGCGTAGAACTGGTTTGAAAAGGAATGAATCAGTAAATATTTACTCTAAAACCAGGAAGGTGGAGAAAGAGTCTGATAACGAAGATGCTGCAGaggatgatattgataatgTTGAAGGCTTTGATGGTAACATTTCTGATGATATCGAAAGTGGTACCgaaattgaagatgatgaagatgatctGGATGATGCCGAAGAGAGTGGGGAGATTCAGATTTCCGACGACGACAATGAAGGGGACATAAGGGATCCTTTTGAGTGGCACTTTTCGGCACCTGATCCTGTCACTATATCGAAGGCtgtagcagctgcttcatctgccaGTGGGTGGAAGAAACCAACTAAATATAAGAAAACTACGTCACTTGGAGATAGGTCCATGATAACACTACCTAATGTAGAGGAACCATCGATCCTAACAAGCGAGAATCCATTAACAGTTAAATCACTAAAGTCATTAAAGATCAAGTATCGTTTGGAGGCACCTTTTCAAAGAGTCAATCCAACACTTTCAAGATTGCAGGCTGATATTGCTGGGCCTATGTTTGCATATCAAGATATTCTATTTCCAAGCCGGTCACTTGAGAACGAGGTGGAGCTGCAAAATTTATACGCAGCACATGCCGTCAATCATATCTACAAAACGAGAGACAgaattttaaaaaataattcgAAGCTGGCATCTGCCTCTGAAGATCACAACCTTGAGTTGCGAGATCAAGGCTTTACAAGGCCCAAAGTATTGGTTCTCCTTCCTACTAGAAATGCAGCTTATGAGTTTGTAAACAAAGTCGCAGAGATTTCGGGCTTAAACCAGTCTGAAAATAGAAAGCGATTCAAAGAGGCCTTTTACGATGATGCAGTCCCCCCAGAGACAAAGCCAGATGATTTCCGACGTATTTTTGCCGGAAATTCTAATGATCTATTCTGTTTGGGTGTGAAGTTCACCCGTCAAGCATTGAAACTATATTCGTCATTTTACTCCTCAGATCTTATTATTGCCAGCCCTCTGGGTCTTCGACTAATTATCGGAAATAAAGAAGACGAGAAACGGAAGAAGCGTGATTATGATTTCCTCAGTTCGATAGAAATAACAATCGTTGACCAAGCTGATGTCTTGCAAATGCAAACATGGGAGAATGTCAGCCATATCTTTAAGCATATGAATTTGATTCCTCGTGAATCGCATGGATGTGATTTTAGTCGAGTTCGAAATTGGTATCTTGAAGAAAACTCAAAGTATCTCCGCCAAACAATCATTTTGTCTCAATATGCCACGCCCGAGATGAATAGTTGCATATCTAAACAGTGTTATAATATCAGTGGCAAGTTAAGAATTCGTCCCACTTATACTGGCTCTATGGCTACTATTGGAATGAGAATTCGCCAAACTTTTACTCGCATCTATGTTCCTGAACATACCCAAGATCCTGACCTTAGATTTAAACATTTTACATCAGTTGTTTTACCAGCTGTGCAGCGTGGTTCATCATACGAGGGTACCCTTATTTTCACTCCTTCATACATGGACTTTGTACGATTACGAAACTATATGGATGATAACAACCAATCCTGTAATTGCATATCCGAATATTCACCGGTATCAGAGGTGGCACGTTCTAGATCGTTTTTTGCTACTGGTCGTACAAAAATGATGCTCTATACAGAAcgtcttcatcatttcCGCCGATATGAAATCAAGGGAGTCCGCCAAGTAATTATGTACGGAGTTCCAGAGAATCCTAAATTCTATCAGGAAATTGTCCGAAATCTTGTTCGTACAGTAGTGGAGGCCAATGTAGACCCTGAGATGCTTCGTGTCCGCATTatatattcaaaatggGACAGCGCGAAACTGGAGCGAATAGTCGGAACGAACCGCGTCGGCCCTCTTATTCAAGGTAATGGCGACGCTTACGAATTTCACTGA
- the LAP2 gene encoding Lap2p (Leucyl aminopeptidase yscIV with epoxide hydrolase activity; metalloenzyme containing one zinc atom; green fluorescent protein (GFP)-fusion protein localizes to the cytoplasm and nucleus; also known as leukotriene A4 hydrolase; GO_component: GO:0005737 - cytoplasm [Evidence IEA,IEA]; GO_component: GO:0005737 - cytoplasm [Evidence IDA] [PMID 14562095]; GO_component: GO:0005634 - nucleus [Evidence IEA,IEA]; GO_component: GO:0005634 - nucleus [Evidence IDA] [PMID 14562095]; GO_function: GO:0004177 - aminopeptidase activity [Evidence IDA] [PMID 10574934]; GO_function: GO:0004301 - epoxide hydrolase activity [Evidence IDA] [PMID 10574934]; GO_function: GO:0016787 - hydrolase activity [Evidence IEA]; GO_function: GO:0004463 - leukotriene-A4 hydrolase activity [Evidence IEA,IEA]; GO_function: GO:0004463 - leukotriene-A4 hydrolase activity [Evidence ISS] [PMID 10341423]; GO_function: GO:0046872 - metal ion binding [Evidence IEA]; GO_function: GO:0008237 - metallopeptidase activity [Evidence IEA,IEA]; GO_function: GO:0008233 - peptidase activity [Evidence IEA]; GO_function: GO:0008270 - zinc ion binding [Evidence IEA]; GO_process: GO:0044255 - cellular lipid metabolic process [Evidence IMP] [PMID 10341423]; GO_process: GO:0044255 - cellular lipid metabolic process [Evidence IDA] [PMID 10574934]; GO_process: GO:0019370 - leukotriene biosynthetic process [Evidence IEA,IEA]; GO_process: GO:0030163 - protein catabolic process [Evidence IDA] [PMID 10574934]; GO_process: GO:0006508 - proteolysis [Evidence IEA,IEA]) — translation MTSTLLEKRRPAQSPELDPSTLSNYKKFTVHKTDIFFKVNWTKKILTGLVNYNLEVNDISTSDIVLDTSYLNVANIKFNGEEIRNYNIAARNGPLGSALTIPIKATNGKSDLTIEFSTTDECTGLQWLNPEQTSDGTAPYLFSQCQAIHARSLFPCFDTPSVKVPYSMHIESIYPTLSSGNPVKTNESTLPSGFFSTDDPKQKIYSFEQEIPIPSYLFSIASGNIKSAEIGPRSLVYTEPGELDDCKYEFEADTENFIQAAEKIVFPYSWKTYNVLVLPKSFPYGGMENPNHTFATPTLIDGKRQNVDVIAHELAHSWSGNLISNCSWNHFYLNEGWTVYLERRIIGAVHGEAHRHFSAIIGWKDLEESIKSMGDDAAAYSKLIVDLSGGKDPDDAFSTVPYEKGFNLLFHLENLVGGKEVFDPFIPYYFNKFKCKSLDSYQFYDTIYEFFHDKKDLLDTVDWDAWFFTPGLPPKPKFDTSIADACYSLASKWIEALSAGGDYSAFNKDDIASWTSTQSFVFLDAVADGIEKLDVEVSQVAKAASALDSAYSLSSSSNAEVISRWYRLVVAAQLKSEYEPLANWLGTVGRMKFVRPGFRRLNSVDRELALATFEKNKTFYHPICRAMVTKDLGL, via the coding sequence ATGACTAGCACACTACTCGAGAAGAGAAGACCTGCTCAATCGCCGGAGTTAGATCCTTCTACTCTTTCCAACTACAAGAAGTTCACGGTCCACAAAACTGATATCTTCTTTAAGGTTAATTGGACCAAAAAGATTCTCACTGGTTTGGTCAATTACAACTTGGAAGTAAACGACATTTCAACCAGTGATATCGTTCTTGATACTTCTTATTTGAATGTTGCGAACATTAAGTTCAACGGGGAGGAGATTAGAAACTACAATATCGCAGCTAGAAATGGTCCCTTGGGATCAGCTTTGACTATTCCAATTAAAGCTACAAATGGCAAGTCTGATCTCACTATTGAATTTTCTACCACCGATGAATGTACTGGTTTACAATGGTTAAATCCTGAACAAACTTCCGATGGCACTGCACCTTACTTGTTCTCACAATGTCAGGCcatccatgccagatcaCTGTTCCCTTGTTTCGACACTCCATCTGTGAAAGTTCCATACTCAATGCACATTGAATCGATCTATCCTACTCTTTCTAGTGGTAACCCTGTTAAAACGAACGAGTCCACTCTTCCTAGTGGCTTCTTCTCTACTGATGACCCTAAGCAAAAGATCTATTCGTTTGAGCAAGAGATCCCCATTCCTAGTTATCTGTTCTCAATTGCCAGTGGTAACATCAAGTCTGCCGAGATTGGGCCTCGTTCTCTTGTGTACACTGAGCCCGGTGAACTAGATGATTGTAAATATGAGTTTGAAGCCGATACTGAGAATTTTATTCAAGCTGCGGAGAAAATTGTGTTCCCTTATTCGTGGAAGACTTATAATGTTCTGGTTTTGCCCAAGTCATTTCCCTACGGAGGTATGGAAAATCCCAATCACACTTTTGCCACCCCTACTCTTATCGATGGAAAGAGACAAAATGTTGATGTAATTGCCCATGAATTGGCTCATTCCTGGAGTGGTAATTTAATTTCCAACTGCTCATGGAACCATTTCTATCTCAATGAAGGTTGGACTGTCTATCTCGAACGTCGTATTATTGGAGCTGTTCATGGTGAGGCTCATAGACATTTCTCGGCCATTATTGGATGGAAGGACCTCGAAGAGAGTATCAAGAGCATGGGagatgatgctgctgcttatAGCAAGTTGATTGTGGATCTCAGCGGTGGAAAAGACCCTGATGATGCTTTTTCAACTGTTCCTTATGAAAAAGGATTCAATCTCTTATTCCATCTAGAAAACCTTGTGGGTGGCAAAGAGGTCTTTGATCCCTTCATCCCTTATTACTTCAACAAGTTCAAATGTAAGTCCTTAGACTCATATCAATTTTATGATACCATCTATGAGTTCTTCCATGATAAGAAGGATCTTTTGGATACAGTTGACTGGGATGCCTGGTTTTTCACTCCAGGTTTACCTCCTAAGCCTAAGTTTGATACCTCTATTGCTGATGCTTGCTACTCTCTTGCCTCAAAATGGATTGAAGCCCTTTCTGCTGGTGGGGACTATTCTGCCTTTAATAAGGATGATATTGCATCTTGGACTTCGACTCAATCATTTGTATTCCttgatgctgttgccgATGGTATCGAGAAGCTCGACGTTGAGGTTTCTCAGGTCGCAAAGGCTGCCTCGGCTTTAGACAGTGCTTATTCACTCTCCTCCTCTAGTAACGCTGAGGTTATTTCTCGTTGGTATAGACTTGTTGTTGCCGCCCAGTTGAAGTCTGAGTATGAACCATTAGCCAACTGGTTGGGTACTGTTGGTCGTATGAAATTTGTTAGACCCGGTTTTAGACGACTCAACTCTGTGGATAGGGAATTGGCCCTAGCtacttttgaaaagaacaagaccTTCTACCACCCAATCTGTCGGGCTATGGTAACCAAGGACTTGGGTTtgtaa
- a CDS encoding ubiquitin protease cofactor (predicted) produces the protein MSTSVESVPPTTNGHASNGNNSEPSKNTPDIAEVGWLFVQQYYTFLSEQPHRLHLFYTLDSTLTHGIEGEIDEPLHGQPQIAQKIKGHGFEDCKVLLSSVDCQPSANGGAVIQVLGEMANKGGKDVSQKFVQTFFLAPQTRGYFVLNDIFRFLKEDVTNEDAEVNVETTEESSLFSQSLGKEESSAEIPAVPATDLETEQKPQAQEVTPASAAELNDTSVTSSAEASVPAVAEEKATEQEQSIDSAKEVSVDVPANVSTSEVTSSPAASPPSPAVPSAPLSWAALAAKNKKEAAAAAAAAAAAAAAVSNSVPAEISSEIPSNGAVTSGTATHSATPAAPASTSASSAPSSSAVSSGKSKTFKQKAPLEYHSAYIKHVSHRIDDNLLRKALEKIGQMTHFQVEKSKNCAFVDFIDAATLKAALAVHELQVGDQVVLIEERKRGGAKKNASQRKNSGNANYNNDFKKPFQKV, from the coding sequence ATGAGTACTTCGGTCGAATCAGTCCCGCCCACTACGAATGGCCATGCTTCTAATGGCAACAACTCTGAACCTTCAAAGAACACCCCTGATATCGCTGAAGTTGGTTGGCTATTTGTTCAACAATACTATACTTTTTTGAGTGAGCAAcctcatcgtcttcatctcTTTTATACTCTTGACTCTACCTTGACTCACGGTATTGAAGGAGAAATTGATGAGCCACTCCATGGACAACCTCAAATAGCCCAAAAAATTAAGGGCCATGGTTTTGAAGATTGTaaagttcttctttccagTGTTGACTGTCAACCGTCTGCCAatggtggtgctgttaTTCAAGTTCTTGGTGAAATGGCTAATAAAGGAGGAAAAGACGTTTCACAAAAGTTTGTTCAAACATTCTTTTTGGCGCCACAGACCCGTGGATATTTTGTCCTTAACGATATTTTCCGCTTTTTGAAAGAGGATGTGACtaatgaagatgctgaGGTTAACGTTGAGACAACTGAGGAATCTAGTTTGTTTTCTCAAAGTCtaggaaaagaagagagctCAGCTGAAATTCCTGCTGTACCAGCTACCGATCTTGAAACTGAGCAGAAGCCTCAAGCTCAAGAGGTTACCCCTGCTTCGGCCGCTGAGTTAAATGACACCTCTGTTACTTCGTCAGCTGAAGCTTCGGTTCCTGCTGTTGCGGAGGAGAAGGCGACTGAGCAAGAGCAATCGATTGACTCTGCTAAAGAAGTTTCTGTGGATGTTCCTGCCAACGTTTCCACGTCCGAGGTTACTTCATCTCCTGCTGCAAGTCCTCCTTCCCCTGCTGTCCCCTCAGCTCCTTTGTCTTGGGCTGCTTTGGCTGCtaaaaacaagaaagaggccgcagctgcagcagcagcagctgccgctgctgctgccgctgtgTCAAACTCCGTTCCAGCTGAAATAAGTTCGGAAATCCCCTCTAATGGAGCAGTCACTTCTGGAACTGCCACCCACAGTGCTacacctgctgctcctgcatCTACGAGTGCTAGTTCTGCCCCTAGCTCTTCGGCTGTGTCTAGCGGCAAAAGCAAAACTTTCAAGCAAAAGGCGCCACTTGAATACCACTCTGCTTATATTAAGCACGTCTCCCATAGAATCGATGACAACCTTCTGAGAAAAGCACTTGAGAAGATTGGTCAGATGACTCATTTCCAAGTTGAAAAGTCTAAGAACTGtgcttttgttgatttcattgATGCTGCCACTTTGAAGGCTGCTTTAGCAGTGCATGAATTACAAGTTGGTGACCAGGTTGTCCTCATTGAGGAGAGAAAGCGTGGTGGTGCCAAGAAGAATGCTTCTCAACGCAAGAACAGTGGCAACGCTAACTACAACAATGATTTCAAGAAGCCATTTCAAAAAGTTTGA
- the ADE4 gene encoding amidophosphoribosyltransferase (Phosphoribosylpyrophosphate amidotransferase (PRPPAT); catalyzes first step of the 'de novo' purine nucleotide biosynthetic pathway; also known as amidophosphoribosyltransferase; GO_component: GO:0005737 - cytoplasm [Evidence IDA] [PMID 14562095]; GO_function: GO:0004044 - amidophosphoribosyltransferase activity [Evidence IEA,IEA]; GO_function: GO:0004044 - amidophosphoribosyltransferase activity [Evidence IDA,IMP] [PMID 11689683]; GO_function: GO:0004044 - amidophosphoribosyltransferase activity [Evidence IMP] [PMID 6376509]; GO_function: GO:0046872 - metal ion binding [Evidence IEA]; GO_function: GO:0016740 - transferase activity [Evidence IEA]; GO_function: GO:0016757 - transferase activity, transferring glycosyl groups [Evidence IEA]; GO_process: GO:0006189 - 'de novo' IMP biosynthetic process [Evidence IEA]; GO_process: GO:0006189 - 'de novo' IMP biosynthetic process [Evidence IMP] [PMID 11689683]; GO_process: GO:0006541 - glutamine metabolic process [Evidence IEA]; GO_process: GO:0008152 - metabolic process [Evidence IEA]; GO_process: GO:0009116 - nucleoside metabolic process [Evidence IEA]; GO_process: GO:0009113 - purine nucleobase biosynthetic process [Evidence IEA]; GO_process: GO:0006164 - purine nucleotide biosynthetic process [Evidence IEA]), with translation MSGRVASFCGRMPPAAGAPPQTLVATASQELLGLRRYDSSVARGAVGVWGAAPAAGGRSSVDVRLLTELRCGVIGLLLADPMGIASAELLEGTHYLQHRGQDAAGIITSGPGGRLYMCKGNGMARDVFTQSKMNGLVGNMGIGHLRYPTAGGFANSEAQPFYVNSPYGLVLSHNGNLVNAPALKKYLDEDVHRHINTDSDSELLLNVFASKLQETNKVRINDKDIFTALKGVYEMVRGAYACAGMLAGYGIIGFRDPHGIRPLVLGSRTRKDGKKDYMLASESIALDAMGFKEWFDIKPGQAVIIDKHNMTPVLQQIVPAEAYTPDIFEYVYFARPDSVMDGISVYRSRLAMGDSLAKNIIKRYGGLDKVKEAIDVVIPVPDTSRHSALQAAVTLDLPYREGFIKNRYVGRTFIMPNQQERRSSVRRKLNAMSLEFSGRNVLLVDDSIVRGTTSKEIVQMAKEAGAKKVFFASCAPAIRHNHIYGIDLADTKALVAYDRDEESISKEIGADGVFYQDLDDLIAACNESSHSGAHQVNVEGYEVGVFTGNYITGVEESYLSYLEEIRGKNQRLKELGDRADTAVSQVLGEAKAEVDIGLYNQGD, from the coding sequence ATGTCTGGACGGGTTGCTAGTTTCTGTGGTCgaatgcctccggcggctggggctccgccccagaccctggttgctactgcttcgcaggagttgctgggtCTGAGACGctacgactcgagcgtagcgagaggagcagtgggggtctggggcgcagccccagccgccggaggcaggtcttCAGTAGACGTCAGGTTACTAACAGAGCTCAGGTGTGGTGTTATTGGCCTTCTTTTGGCAGACCCTATGGGCATTGCCAGTGCCGAGTTGTTGGAAGGTACTCATTATCTTCAGCACCGAGGTCAGGATGCCGCTGGTATCATCACCAGTGGTCCTGGCGGCCGTCTTTACATGTGTAAGGGCAATGGCATGGCCAGAGACGTTTTCACCCAGTCGAAGATGAACGGCCTTGTGGGTAACATGGGTATCGGCCATTTGAGATATCCTACAGCTGGTGGATTTGCCAACTCCGAGGCTCAACCGTTTTACGTCAACTCGCCTTATGGCTTAGTACTTTCTCACAATGGTAACTTGGTCAATGCACCGGCTTTAAAAAAGTATCTCGATGAGGATGTTCATCGTCATATTAACACAGACTCGGATTCTGAGTTGCTTCTTAATGTGTTTGCCAGTAAACTGCAAGAGACCAACAAAGTGAGAATCAACGATAAGGATATTTTCACTGCTCTTAAGGGTGTTTACGAGATGGTTCGTGGTGCTTATGCTTGTGCTGGTATGCTGGCTGGATATGGTATTATCGGATTCAGAGACCCTCACGGCATTCGTCCTTTGGTTCTCGGATCGAGAACTCGTAAGGACGGTAAGAAGGATTATATGCTTGCCAGTGAAAGTATAGCATTAGATGCCATGGGTTTTAAGGAATGGTTCGATATTAAGCCAGGTCAGGCGGTTATCATTGACAAGCACAATATGACGCCGGTTCTGCAACAGATCGTGCCTGCTGAGGCCTATACGCCAGATATCTTCGAATATGTCTACTTTGCCCGACCCGATAGTGTTATGGATGGGATTTCTGTCTACAGATCTCGGTTGGCAATGGGTGATAGTCTGGCTAAGAACATTATTAAGAGATATGGAGGTCTTGATAAGGTCAAGGAGGCCATTGATGTGGTTATTCCTGTGCCTGACACATCTCGTCACTCGGCCTTACAAGCTGCTGTGACTCTGGACCTCCCCTATAGAGAGGGTTTCATTAAGAACAGATACGTTGGAAGAACGTTTATCATGCCCAACCAACAAGAGCGTCGGTCGAGTGTGCGTCGTAAGCTGAACGCCATGAGCCTTGAATTCTCGGGTCGCAATGTTCTGCTTGTAGACGACTCGATTGTACGTGGTACCACATCTAAAGAAATCGTGCAAATGGCCAAAGAAGCCGGTGCTAAAAAGGTATTTTTCGCGTCGTGTGCACCTGCCATCCGTCACAACCACATTTACGGGATCGATCTCGCCGATACGAAGGCTCTTGTCGCATATGATCGAGATGAGGAGTCTATTTCAAAGGAAATCGGTGCTGACGGGGTTTTCTACCAAGACCTCGACGACCTGATTGCTGCCTGTAACGAGTCATCCCACAGCGGAGCCCACCAAGTCAACGTTGAGGGCTACGAAGTCGGTGTATTCACCGGTAACTACATCACAGGCGTTGAAGAAAGCTACCTCAGCTACCTTGAGGAAATCAGAGGCAAGAACCAACGTCTAAAAGAACTCGGCGATCGTGCCGACACCGCTGTATCGCAAGTGCTCGGTGAAGCCAAGGCCGAGGTCGATATCGGCCTCTACAACCAGGGCGACTAA